TATTTCTCAATAGCAGGTGCTACTTCAGTACTATTTTCATCCACCCCTGTCAAGGTATCTGAAGATTCCAATTCACTGAGCTTCCTAATACAGCGGACAAAATAACCCAATAAAAGTTCGACTTTCCTTGATGAAAGAACCTAACATCCATAGAACAATGTTTCTTCAGAAACCATTACACTTACATAACATGGGTAATGAACCTAGGCTAGAGGAATAAAATTGAATGGTATGCAAAAACTAAAGCAGCCATAGTTGAGAGCATTGAAGGAAGGACTTCGATTACTTAGTTTGAAGGTTTGAAAAACATTAGGTTATTGAATCTCATCGTGTGGCAGCCATGTAGCATTCAATTATGGCTGTTGCTTTGATGGCTTTAAGAAACTCACAGTAAAATGGGTGTTAAATAGTGAAGTTACGaggaatgaaattttataagttCAAACTGCCCACAATTTCTTCTTCAGAATATTTAAGGCAATCAATTAGGTTATATATTACGATGCAGTCCTGCATGTTCTGAGAAAATTCAAAACGTACCTTTTAGCCTGAAATTTGTAATAAGAGCATCTATAGCATCAAGAGAAACCtaagaaaatttataaagattCACCTACAAATTTCAAGCCCTTACAAAAGGACAAATTTACTAAACATGTTTATGTAAGCATCATGGAACCTGCAAAGAAATTAGTTCTTAGTTGCCTACGTCCGACCAAAGATAGAAGCAACACATGTTATTTAAGCGAGGATCATCTTGCCTTGAAGTGTTAAATTTACTTAAGCATTATCTTTCctcatatataattaattggTTCGCATTTCCTCAACCCAAGCAATAAACAATCACATTACAATTAGAGCATATATTTTTTGAAGTTAGTagacaatttatattatatttaacatttaaaaatttaagctTGAAGCTCTAAATATAAACACGAAACagggaaagaaaaaattgaacagAGAAGTGTATCTTGCTGACTTCCATGGAAGGAAGTACAAAGTCAACGTCTTAGTGGACCATCACCTAATTGCACACGATTTTCTGGCATGTACAAAGCAGGTATCTAAGTTCCAACAAGCATAGAATATAAAATCTAAAGAACTTACTTTTAGTGCAGCTTCCCTGTTTGCTGGTGGGGCATTCGGGCAAATCATAGTTTCAACATTAATTGCTCTCACAATTCCTCTGTTTTGTAATCGCTCTGCTAGAGTTGCAGCCAATTCAACTCCCGAGTAACCACAACCAACAACAGCTACACTAATTTGAACGTCCTTTCCAAAGGTCTTTCTCTCTAATGTTGTTAGTTTATCATTGACTTTCTGCGATAACAAGAGATCAGCATATAGAATCAACCAAATGCTAAGATGGCAAGAAAAAGGCCGAATCTATTCATAAGATATTGAATAATAGACGACCCTATTATGCACTCACACGTGCATCTTCTAGCGTTGAGAAAGGAATTGCAAATTCCGTCGCCCCTGGTACAACATCCAGTTTAGCTTCAGCGCCTAATGCAAGAACCAGCCTGGCTGTCCAGGGTGAAGAAATGAAAAGGCTCAAATCACAAACGATGCAATTTTATTTGcaacaataatataaatgtatttccatttcattttaacaATAAGCAAATCCATTTCTTTTACAGATGCTTTAGGTACACAAAAAGAACACTTCAGCTAACTACATTAAAGGGATCCAAGCCAAACATCCTAATAAGTATCAAAAGGCATAAACCTAAGTATGTCGCAAGAAAataacccaaaacaaaaaaaaaaaaaagaggtacTTAAAAAGTGCTGATCGTACCAGTCATATTCAATCTGAAGGCCGCTTTCAAGATGAACAGTTCCTCCACATCTAGATTCTTTGGATACATTCATTCCCCAATGATCAGAGGGATGCAAAACTTTTACTCTGTCTTTGAAAAACTGCACACTAGTGTTTGCCAGCAAATCTAAGAAACGAGGAGCTATTTCCCATTCATCCACTTCTGCATATCATTATGTAATGCAATTCTATtgaatcattttttaataaagaagaaaactgcAACTGTTGCTCAGGTTTAATAATGCGTACCTCCAGATAGAAGCTCATACAACATTGGCTTGAAAACAAAACGTTCAGACTGATCCACAAGAATAATCTGCTCCAtatttgataaagaaatttatcttataaaaacaTCACAAGTAAATAAAAGTGTGCATAAAGTCCTAACAATTAAGTCACCAGGCATGCATATAAAACGTCATAATCAAAGTTCTATGAGAAGAACCTAACTTCTAATCAAACAATCATTTGCAAAATGATAAAGATACTGCTCAGCCTCTTTTTCCCTCTAACGGGCTCCGAAGTTCCTTGGGTCATGGCTTTTGTACCAACAGCCATACAACTGAATGAATTGAATTGGATCCTGGCTAAGTGATGTAAAAGCAAGAGCTAGCAGCTTTAGGCTAAAAATAAGGAAGGTAGTTTTAGCCAcgtataatagaataaaatgttACTTATTGAGTCAAAATAAGAGTGAGCTATACCTTCTTGTGGGATAAACGTAACGCCCTCACATATTGAGATAAGAACTTTTTTGTTGTATTCATTTTAAAGTTTGTAAAGAGTTCGTTCTCAAAAAGTGAACATGGCAATATGAAATTATcatgttttgtatatttttcattttcatgaaGCATGAAATTTATAATGTGTTTGGATTTAACTTAGTTTCACAAAACCAGCTTGAAAAGTTTGACCTTAACAATCATGTGCATTACCCtcaccaattgaatcaacattatcattttctgaaatattgttgaatatttaacTTAGTTTCTGAGGATATTGGAAGATGGGAATTTTGAAAAACTCAAAATGCATATAAGAATGCGGCACCCATGGGGTTTGGGCACCCACAAAATTGGCTTGAAAATTTAAGAATTCATTTGAAGTAGCGTTATCATTTTCTCAGAAGCATTGTCATGTAGTTACTGAGGCAGAGTGGATTTCCCTTGAATATTTTCTGCTCTAGTTCCATTATTAGTGAACAAGATTGCTAGAAGCTAACTTGACCAACCCTCCCCAGCACTAATCCTCCTTGAACCAAACTGAAATTTCCTTCACAAAGGATGCCAATGCACTATAATCTTATTGAGTTGTTCGAAGGTCACACATTCCAATTTCCTTTACCATCTAAACTTGTTAGAACTCCCTAATATAATCATAGTTTGCATACATCACGTGAAATTCATAAGCTCTTTGGAATATGTGATATTCTATTAGTGACTAACAGAATCTTCTTTAGCCAAGTATGGCACATTAATAACTGAAAGAATAGTCTTTGGCACAATGCTCTCCAATCCAAATAACCTTTGTTTCAAACTATTGTGTGATGTATCCACACTATGGTGCATTGGGGACCCATCACAAGTTTAGCTATGGTCAAGGAAATTGGACATAGAATCTCTAAGAAAACTCAAAAGGCAAATAAGAATGTGGCACATTTGGGGTTCTCGCACCTCAAAACTAACTTGAAAGTATTACTTTAAGAATTTATTTGCATTATGGTTCTCTTGAGTCTTGCCCTCACCCACAGAAGTAGCATTATCATTTTCAGAAATGCAGTCATGTGGTTCGTGAGACAGTTGTGGTTCTCTTGAATATATTTTGCTCTAACACCATCTTAGAATTTGAGTTTAAGTCCaacaaaatcctaaaaaatcGGCTTAAGAGGTGTTTTATCACTAGCTTTTGTAAAACTTGGATTTTTTTCCAATACCGTTTAATAGGCATGGTGCCTGAATTATATGATAAGTGACCCATTAAAGGATCTAGGATAGACTCTAGTATCATCTTAAGTTTTCTTAAGTATAACTCAATCCTGTAAAATCGACTTAAGAAATGGCCGTTAGCTCCTACTTTTAGCCTTTTCCCTAGTTAGTGTAAGGCTTATGATTTTTCAATAATGTGTATGACGTTTCCATGCAAGGAGATTGGAAGGTATATTCACACTTCTTAACttccctttttttctcttatcatTTGAATCttgaaaaatattacaaaaatatgaaattctaACCTATTATGTTTTTTGAATTTAGCTAGGAATTACACTGTTGACAAGAATGTAACAATATACCTTCAAACATGGACCTATGAGTAAAGTATTGGATTAATACTCATCACTGTAGCTTAATTTTATTGTGGCGTACTCCTTGACATGTAAGCATGTCAACCCTCACTGCATTTTGGCTAAACGTTGTGACACAAAAGGGCTCATTCCTTCAAATGTGGGAAATACAATGGCACATGGAGTAATGTACTTGCAATTTCAACGATCAAGCAATGTCTTCAACAAAGGACATGAGTAGGAAACAAATATACAAAATgttgaataaaaagaataaaaaacccgttgcattaaaaattaaacacatacTGACTATACTAGAACATGAAATCATAGAGTTTTAATGCCTATCAAACCAAACTTCTATGTGAAACGAAATGAAATTCAACGAGAGAGTTATTTGAAGACAACATACCTGTGGTTTGTTATCATCAGGCCACTCCAATGATTCCAACCTCAAAGCAGTATATAAGCCACCAAATCCACCGCCTAATATGCACACTCTAGGTTTCTGCAATATAAGATAATATTTCTTTCCTAGTCAATTTAACCACGAAGTATCAAACATAAACCAGGACCGCTGGTTCCCCAGGCCAATCAAATAGACAGAATTtccaaagagaaaaagtaaCACTTCGAACCTTGTTATCAGGCCACACAAAATTCTTAGGCTCTTTTTTGGCTTCAGATATCTCCTCCACAATGCCGCCATTATTTCCCGAAGCGAAAAACCGCAATCGCAACCGTTTCCTGAGAGAGTTTGCGAACAAGGACGAACCAGTTCCCCTGCTTTTCGGAAATAGCGCGCTCCATTGGTTCGCTCCGCCTGAAACCGCAAAATAGAATACCGATGCATCAATAGTATGAAATTGATAGTAATTAACACTTAAAAGTACAAAATAGAACTCCGATAATTTTCCGTCAGTTCTCTCCGATTCCAAACAATAAGTAATGCGCGTGAGATGATAACGGATAGAGCAAAAAGAGAATATACGGCGAAAAGCAAGGACAGTGGGAGAGGCAGGTGCAGCTAACGCAACGAGCGACATTCTAATCTGCGAAGCAAGAAGCATGAGGAACAAAATTCAATTGAGTAACTGAAATTGACTTGGGTTTGGCTTCATCGCCAAAGAAAGAAGAGttggaaacaaaaagaaaagagagtagAAGAAGTTAGGCAAGCCTTAGTCACAAGCTCTGCGGTTGTTCTGCTTCCACGGTTTCTCCCTCTCCTTTCTCCTCATCTGCTTCACatgttaagtttaaaataagtgcttttaaaaacttttacttATTCAAGAAATAAATAACAGATATGATTGTACCAACTTTTATAAGCTTTCTTCGAGAtgtttctcattttttaaaatgttcatttttttaatctatgcTCTGTCGCATTGGTATGTAACATTTTCTTGAATAATTCTGTAAAATGTAGAAAATGTTTCGAATGTGAgtgttagatttatttgaacATTTGTATAAACTTGATGTGTAACATATTATAATTGGTTGTGTGTGGGTGATTGTCGGTTTTGTGTTTTTGGTTTTGCTTTCTCATACCTTTTAGcaattatttttagtgtttgCATAATGGTTCCATATTCATAAAGTTTATTTTGTAGGATTGTGGTTGGGATGTTTGGCGAGAGGTTTAATGTTGTGGTCCATCATAGTGGGATCTTGGTAAACGATATTCCTTTTGAATATGTTGGTGGGGAAGTAACTTATTAGAATGTGGACCTGACAAATGGAGTTATTTCGAAGTAGTAGACGTCATTAAAAAATTGGGGTATATTAAAGTCACTAAGTTATTTTATTGCATTGAAAATATTCTGCATAAGCTGTATGATGACAAAGATGCAATGAACATAGTAAACATTGCTAAGTATTTTGGGAAAGTTCACTTATTTATGGTCCACAGTGTGGATGATGAGTAAGAGAttgttaaaaatgaattaaatgaagaagttaTTTTGCTATGCAAGTTTAAAGAGTGGAGAAGGTAGCTAGATAGGTGGGGATAAGGATAAAGTGGAGGTGCAGGGTTTGGATAATGAAGTGCAGGTGCAGGCTTTGGATGAACTGGATGTGCGGGATACGGATGACGTGCAATTTCAAGGGGAGGAGGAAGTAGAGGTGGAGGACAGGGAGGAAGAGGACGTGCAGGGGGAGGAAGAAGTAGTCATTGAAGATTTTACTTCGAGTGAGGATGATGATGCAGGGGAGGTTAGAGCTGTCAAAGAGGCCCTATAATAGGCCTTGGCCCTAGCCCATCTGGGTTGGGGTCAAAAAAGCCCATAAGACCAAAAATGCCCCTTATTAAAAAAGCCtccagggctaaaaagccccaaagccctgtgggtcagggccagcccatgggctttctgttttacaaaaaaaattaaatattcaacaataaattacatttttgcagagaaaaggaacatttatgttaagtgttataacttggaaaatacatgtaagcataNNNNNNNNNNNNNNNNNNNNNNNNNNNNNNNNNNNNNNNNNNNNNNNNNNNNNNNNNNNNNNNNNNNNNNNNNNNNNNNNNNNNNNNNNNNNNNNNNNNNNNNNNNNNNNNNNNNNNNNNNNNNNNNNNNNNNNNNNNNNNNNNNNNNNNNNNNNNNNNNNNNNNNNNNNNNNNNNNNNNNNNNNNNNNNNNNNNNNNNNNNNNNNNNNNNNNNNNNNNNNNNNNNNNNNNNNNNNNNNNNNNNNNNNNNNNNNNNNNNNNNNNNNNNNNNNNNNNNNNNNNNNNNNNNNNNNNNNNNNNNNNNNNNNNNNNNNNNNNNNNNNNNNNNNNNNNNNNNNNNNNNNNNNNNNNNNNNNNNNNNNNNNNNNNNNNNNNNNNNNNNNNNNNNNNNNNNNNNNNNNNNNNNNNNNNNNNNNNNNNNNNNNNNNNNNNNNNNNNNNNNNNNNNNNNNNNNNNNNNNNNNNNNNNNNNNNNNNNNNNNNNNNNNNNNNNNNNNNNNNNNNNNNNNNNNNNNNNNNNNNNNNNNNNNNNNNNNNNNNNNNNNNNNNNNNNNNNNNNNNNNNNNNNNNNNNNNNNNNNNNNNNNNNNNNNNNNNNNNNNNNNNNNNNNNNNNNNNNNNNNNNNNNNNNNNNNNNNNNNNNNNNNNNNNNNNNNNNNNNNNNNNNNNNNNNNNNNNNNNNNNNNNNNNNNNNNNNNNNNNNNNNNNNNNNNNNNNNNNNNNNNNNNNNNNNNNNNNNNNNNNNNNNNNNNNNNNNNNNNNNNNNNNNNNNNNNNNNNNNNNNNNNNNNNNNNNNNNNNNNNNNNNNNNNNNNNNNNNNNNNNNNNNNNNNNNNNNNNNNNNNNNNNNNNNNNNNNNNNNNNNNNNNNNNNNNNNNNNNNNNNNNNNNNNNNNNNNNNNNNNNNNNNNNNNNNNNNNNNNNNNNNNNNNNNNNNNNNNNNNNNNNNNNNNNNNNNNNNNNNNNNNNNNNNNNNNNNNNNNNNNNNNNNNNNNNNNNNNNNNNNNNNNNNNNNNNNNNNNNNNNNNNNctaaggggcttcttaaaatagggctttttcaatagtgggttggggctggccctggggccatgggttaaattgacacctctaggGGAGGTACATGGTGAAGTTCGTGAAGGAGTAGTTGGTGAATGACAAGTGGATGAAGGACTAGTGGATGTTGATGTACATATTGAGAAACTAGTAGATAACAATATAGAAGGGTCTGCGTCAGTAAAAGTTAATGTAAATGAAGAAAACTATGATTTAGAAACATATGATAGTGCACATAGCCACAGAAACCCAAATGATAGGGGGTCGTTTGATGATGAGCGGGACTCATAATTTTTGGCAACTTCAGAATAAAGTGGAAGTGAGGATGTTGGTGATGAAAGGCAAAGTTCTAGTTCATTTGGGACATTTGTTAAGCAAAAATGTATGTGAGAATACAAGTGGAAAGTGGGAACAAAGTTTAGggataaaaatgattttatggATGTTGTTAGAAGTTATGCAGTCCATGCAAGGAGGAATTTAATGTTTGTTAAGAATGATAATAGAAAGGTATGAGTGAGATGCTTGGGTGCCCAAAAAAGTTGTCCATAGATGGCTTATTGTGGGTATTATGAAGGATGTCAAACATgacaattgagaaaaatattggaTATGCATACTTGCAGTAGACaattcaacattaaaatgatgaacACTAAGTGGTTGAGTAAGACATTAAATACTTCACTACACGAAAATCCCAATTTGTAGATAAAGGAAATACAATGAAAAGCTTTGAGGAAATGGAATACCAATGTCACGATTTATAAAGGTCGTAGGGcaaaaataataacatcttGCAAAGTTGAAGGTTCATTTAAAAATCAGTTCACAAAAATATATGACTATGCACATGAGTTATTGAGATGTAACCTTGGATCAATAGTGAAAGTTAAAGTGGATACTGACAATAATGAGACAACATTTCAAAGgttttatgtttgtttgaaaGCTTGCAAGAATAACTTTGTCTAATGTAGGCCCTTTATTGGTTTggatgaatgtttttttaaaggAAAGTATAAGGAAGAGTTATCAACCGTGTTGGTTGGTACCAGACAGAGTGCTCCTTATTGTAACAAACCGCTATTAGGAGAGATCTTAATGACCAGATGTTACCTTTGGCATATGTAGTTGTGGAAGTAGATAACAAAGAAACTTGGACATGGTTTTTGGAGTTATTGATAGAAGACCTTGGGGGTAGTGAAGTAAGCGATTCATGCACTTTTATGTCTGACCAACAAAAGATATAtgtatttcttatttgtttcttgTATGTTTCTGATTTGGTCCccatatttgttaaaaaaaagttcaatttggtccttttacACAGGGTTTGCAACTAGTTATGTTTAAACTTTTACCTGGGGTAGAGCACAAATTTTGCATGCGACACTTATATGCAAATTTCAGGAAAAAGTTTTTTGGGCAGACCTTGAAGAATTTGATGTGGAGGGCTGCTACAAGTACAAACCCCTAAGCTTGGGAAagataaatgttaaatataaaggAAGTCAATGTAGAGGCTTACAAATACCTAATTGCTATTTCCCCAAGGTATTTTTTGTTCCTTAACAAGACATTGATAACATTTATAGtggatataaaatatattttttattccttgTAACAAGTATTGGTCTAGATCTAGATTTACAGGTCAAGCAATATGTGATACACTTAACAATAACACGAGTGAAGCTTTTAATAGTGTTATTGTTGATGCTAGAGGAAAGCCCATTATAACTATGCTCGAAGAAGTTAGACTTTACCTCATGAAAAGATGGGCAACCAACAAAATCAAGATGTGTAATATGGACTTTGATATCTGCCCCAAGATTAGAAAAAGACTTACAAAAGAATCAAGTTTATCCAAAAATTGGATCCCTAAGTAAGCATTTCCTTTCCCACTATTACTTTATGCCAGTTGGTCTGTGATAAAAATGTTGTTATTCATCTATCACTATCACTTCATTCTTAACTTTTATTCATCTATTACTTTATGATAGTTGGTCtggaaaaaaatgtttgaagttAGGCATTTTGTAGTGATTACACACAAGTTTGCAGTCAACCTGGACAGTCAAGACTGTACGTGTAGGAAATGACTCATTAGTGGCATCCCTTGCTACCATGCAATTGCAGCCATGAAGTTCTTAAATTTAGATCCAGAACAATATGTACCCATTTGGTTCAAATGATCCAcgtatgatgaaacatatgcctCCATCATATTTCCAGTCAATAATCACCTTTTATGCGAAAAAAATCCTTCTCAAACGTCCTCCCACCATTTAAGAGAAAATTACCTTgcaaaccaaataaaaaaataaggttgGAGCAATGGAAGCTAAGGAGGGATGAAACCCAGATTACCAAAGGTGGCCACTACAAAAAAATGTAGCATTTGTCGTATTGTTGAGCATAATAGAAATCAATGCCCCTTACGTCCTCAAGATGAAGCAGACCTACCACAGTCATCTGAAGCACCACCTCAACACCAACTGAGGAAATGACACAACCATCTGAAGCACCACCACAACCAACACAAAAAACCGTAACCAACTCAGCCAATCAGAAGGGACAAGTTACCAATTAGGAGACAATGTGCTTCACAATGTTACAAATTTGATGTACTTTTGTATTGTACAAACGAACACTTGTGTGCTTCACAATGGCTTCCATTAGGCActgaatatgttttgatgtactttAGTAATTAAGAGACCATTGCTTTATagtcttttttatgtttcagtTTAAATACTTAGATGTACCCATGACCTCAGTTCTGTTTATGCAAGATATTGTTTTTCTGATTTCTACAATTGCAAAGatattgttattttgattttgatttttacCACTTTGATTTTATACATACATCAGTCATCATCACAGGGACCACATTTACAAACAATTAACTGAAATGGGTACTACATTGAACAACTACACACTGATACAAATTTCATTccttcattcattacaaaagATAATTGCAATACATCAATACATCAACTTCATTGCCCTAAAAACACTAAAGTAAACCACATTGGGGCCACATAAAACACATCAACACTTCAACGAAAACACACACAACACATCAACCTAAAAACCCACACAGCGTAAGTATGTTCACTACACAACAACACACACAACATATGTATGTTTACTACACTAAAAAAACACACCACTGCTACTAATAATTGGATCCTTTTCTTCAAAGCTTTCACTGTGTTCTCCATATAATAAATCTTCCTCTTTTGCCTCCCAATGACAACATCCCTTTCATCAACATTCTCTTCATTGCACCACTTGAAATAGTTAAAACACATCACATTAGCAAGTCCATtatgttattcataaaaatcaaacacttcAAACACGATGTTAATTACCAacacataaagaaaataaggtttaattaaaaatgcttTTATTCATATGACATTGTAGTTACGACAAccccaaaaatatatttcagcATTCTTTTAAGTTTTAGCCATTTTTACTATTGTATCTCATCACAATTGCAAATGAGGATTATCTCTACCCCCATTGAACCACCATCATGTGAGGAATAACAACTTCAGTGCCCCAAGCTAttgcaacaaaaagaagaagattgaGAAGCAATCGTGGCTCATCAACCACGAAGATATCAACCACCGAGATTGGGAAGAAGATTGTTTAACCTCCAACATCACTGTGACTTTCAca
This genomic stretch from Vigna radiata var. radiata cultivar VC1973A chromosome 7, Vradiata_ver6, whole genome shotgun sequence harbors:
- the LOC106769327 gene encoding alternative NAD(P)H-ubiquinone oxidoreductase C1, chloroplastic/mitochondrial isoform X2 — encoded protein: MSLVALAAPASPTVLAFRRGANQWSALFPKSRGTGSSLFANSLRKRLRLRFFASGNNGGIVEEISEAKKEPKNFVWPDNKKPRVCILGGGFGGLYTALRLESLEWPDDNKPQIILVDQSERFVFKPMLYELLSGEVDEWEIAPRFLDLLANTSVQFFKDRVKVLHPSDHWGMNVSKESRCGGTVHLESGLQIEYDWLVLALGAEAKLDVVPGATEFAIPFSTLEDARKVNDKLTTLERKTFGKDVQISVAVVGCGYSGVELAATLAERLQNRGIVRAINVETMICPNAPPANREAALKVLSSRKVELLLGYFVRCIRKLSELESSDTLTGVDENSTEVAPAIEKYILELQPAERGMQSAILEADLVLWTVGTKPPLPQLEPSDAPFVIPLNARGQAETDETLRVKGHPRIFALGDSSALRDSSGKILPATAQVAFQQADFTGWNLWAAINGRPLLPFRFQNLGEMMTLGRNDAVISPSFIDGLTLEGPVGHTARKIAYLIRLPTDEHRLKVGISWLTKSSIDLVSSLQSTLYKVLSGS
- the LOC106769327 gene encoding alternative NAD(P)H-ubiquinone oxidoreductase C1, chloroplastic/mitochondrial isoform X1, giving the protein MLLASQIRMSLVALAAPASPTVLAFRRGANQWSALFPKSRGTGSSLFANSLRKRLRLRFFASGNNGGIVEEISEAKKEPKNFVWPDNKKPRVCILGGGFGGLYTALRLESLEWPDDNKPQIILVDQSERFVFKPMLYELLSGEVDEWEIAPRFLDLLANTSVQFFKDRVKVLHPSDHWGMNVSKESRCGGTVHLESGLQIEYDWLVLALGAEAKLDVVPGATEFAIPFSTLEDARKVNDKLTTLERKTFGKDVQISVAVVGCGYSGVELAATLAERLQNRGIVRAINVETMICPNAPPANREAALKVLSSRKVELLLGYFVRCIRKLSELESSDTLTGVDENSTEVAPAIEKYILELQPAERGMQSAILEADLVLWTVGTKPPLPQLEPSDAPFVIPLNARGQAETDETLRVKGHPRIFALGDSSALRDSSGKILPATAQVAFQQADFTGWNLWAAINGRPLLPFRFQNLGEMMTLGRNDAVISPSFIDGLTLEGPVGHTARKIAYLIRLPTDEHRLKVGISWLTKSSIDLVSSLQSTLYKVLSGS